A single window of Oncorhynchus keta strain PuntledgeMale-10-30-2019 chromosome 34, Oket_V2, whole genome shotgun sequence DNA harbors:
- the LOC118367546 gene encoding succinate-semialdehyde dehydrogenase, mitochondrial-like, which yields MGSFCHLRSRCLLSQFGLPFVMHRQYSLDISAQLLRTQGYVNGQWINAPSTFPVLDPATSEEIANVADCGPAEAKLAVDAAYKAFYSWKHHTAKERSVLLRKWYDLLTLNKKDLAKLITFECGKPMNESLGEIAYAAGFLEWFSEEARRVYGDVVPSAAKDRKILLLKQPVGVASIITPWNFPSAMITRKVGAALAAGCTVVVKPAEDTPLSALALAELASQAGIPAGVFNVVPCSREKTPSVGTVLCTDPLVGKVSFTGSTATGKILLKHAADTVKRVSMELGGHAPFIVFDSADVDKAVTGAMNSKFRNSGQTCVCSNRFLVQSRIHDHFIEKLGKAMDAELRLGHGSDPNTTQGPLINVRASEKVEHQVKDAVSRGAKVLRGGKRLDGSFHQPTLLADVTTDMLCTREETFGPLLPVIRFNTEEEALAIANASHVGLAGYFFSQDVSQIWRVAENLEVGIVGVNEGLLSTPEASFGGVKQSGLGREGSKYGIEEYLDVKYMCFGGLTH from the exons ATGGGTAGTTTCTGCCACCTAAGAAGTCGGTGTCTCCTCAGCCAGTTCGGCCTACCATTTGTCATGCATCGACAATACAGCCTCGACATTTCTGCTCAGCTTCTCCGAACGCAGGGCTATGTGAACGGGCAATGGATCAATGCTCCCTCTACCTTCCCAGTGCTGGACCCAGCGACGAGTGAAGAGATTGCGAACGTCGCCGACTGCGGTCCAGCAGAAGCTAAACTAGCTGTCGACGCAGCCTATAAGGCATTCTACTCCTGGAAACATCACACAGCGAAA GAAAGAAGTGTCCTTCTACGGAAATGGTACGATCTGTTGACGTTGAACAAGAAGGACCTTGCTAAGCTGATCACCTTTGAGTGT GGCAAGCCCATGAATGAGTCCCTGGGGGAGATTGCTTACGCTGCTGGCTTCCTGGAATGGTTCTCTGAGGAGGCGCGCCGTGTCTACGGGGATGTTGTGCCCTCGGCTGCCAAGGACCGTAAGATCCTTCTGCTCAAACAGCCTGTGGGCGTGGCCTCAATCATCACTCCG tggaacTTCCCCAGTGCTATGATCACCAGGAAAGTGGGTGCTGCCCTGGCCGCGGGCTGCACCGTCGTGGTGAAACCTGCCGAGGACACACCCCTCTCTGCCCTGGCGCTCGCTGAG CTGGCGAGTCAGGCCGGGATCCCAGCGGGGGTGTTTAACGTGGTGCCCTGCTCCAGAGAGAAGACCCCCTCTGTTGGGACGGTCCTCTGCACAGACCCCCTGGTGGGGAAGGTCTCCTTCACTGGGTCCACTGCCACTGGAAAG ATTCTCTTGAAGCACGCCGCCGACACCGTCAAGAGGGTTTCAATGGAGCTGGGTGGCCATGCCCCCTTCATTGTGTTTGACAGTGCAGATGTGGACAAGGCTGTGACGGGAGCCATGAACTCCAAGTTCAGGAACTCGGGACAG ACATGTGTCTGCTCCAACCGCTTCCTGGTCCAGAGTAGGATCCATGATCACTTCATAGAGAAGTTGGGGAAAGCCATGGACGCAGAGCTCCGTCTGGGCCACGGCTCTGACCCAAACACCACCCAGGGACCCCTCATCAACGTCCGTGCCTCTGAGAAG GTGGAGCACCAGGTAAAGGATGCAGTGTCGCGGGGGGCCAAGGTGCTAAGGGGGGGGAAGCGTCTGGATGGCTCGTTCCATCAGCCCACTCTGCTGGCTGATGTCACCACAGACATGCTGTGTACCAGAGAGGAAACCTTCGGTCCTCTCCTGCCTGTCATCAG GTTTAACACAGAGGAGGAAGCACTTGCCATTGCCAATGCATCTCATGTGGGTTTAGCAG GGTACTTCTTTTCCCAGGACGTCAGTCAGATCTGGCGGGTGGCGGAGAATCTGGAGGTAGGCATAGTGGGGGTCAACGAgggtctcctctccaccccagaGGCCTCCTTCGGTGGGGTCAAACAATCGGGCTTGGGCCGTGAGGGCTCCAAGTATGGCATCGAGGAGTACCTGGACGTCAAGTACATGTGCTTTGGAGGGCTAACCCACTGA